The following are encoded together in the Planktothrix sp. FACHB-1365 genome:
- a CDS encoding cytochrome b6-f complex subunit 6, with protein MLTVDGAIAYVIIYAGSLVAAAGIMFTLRAVKLI; from the coding sequence ATGCTTACAGTGGATGGCGCGATCGCTTACGTTATCATCTATGCGGGATCTTTAGTCGCAGCAGCCGGAATTATGTTTACCCTGCGTGCAGTTAAACTGATCTAA
- a CDS encoding peptidoglycan recognition family protein, translating into MRKWTPILLLTLYLLGVGVTVGLKNQDWIVAQGMSLWSQMPSPPKFERVIAETVSPSPSPSPDIKLVAAEEPQPEATQAQPKTVANVNNVPVPGTCALQPNPNPTASGKVGPSVNPVTLYRFRRPTDVQTANLQGGVGYAPNEYQALANPTNYGQRFLYDINGQPVNNAPIVVLHETVSDVYSAVNFFQTAQNSEDNQASYHTLIMLTGEIVYIVPPDLRAFGAGDSVFATSTGTETVKTHPQRPPSVNNFAYHVSLETPADGRNNADSHSGYTTAQYQSLAWLVAKTGVPDYRITTHAAVDRSGERRDPRSFDSQLFFQYLQSYPRTQEIMISCQSAYLN; encoded by the coding sequence ATGAGAAAATGGACGCCTATTCTGCTGTTAACCCTCTATTTACTAGGGGTGGGAGTAACTGTTGGACTCAAAAATCAAGATTGGATTGTGGCCCAAGGGATGTCATTATGGAGCCAAATGCCTTCTCCGCCAAAATTTGAGCGGGTGATTGCTGAAACCGTCTCTCCCTCTCCCTCCCCGTCTCCAGACATCAAACTGGTGGCGGCTGAGGAACCACAGCCAGAGGCGACTCAAGCACAACCGAAAACGGTGGCGAATGTGAATAATGTTCCTGTCCCTGGAACCTGTGCGTTACAACCTAATCCGAACCCGACGGCGAGTGGGAAAGTTGGGCCATCGGTGAATCCCGTCACGTTATATCGGTTTCGGCGGCCAACGGATGTACAAACGGCCAATCTTCAAGGCGGGGTGGGTTATGCTCCTAATGAATATCAAGCCTTAGCCAATCCGACGAATTACGGACAACGATTTCTTTATGATATTAATGGGCAACCTGTAAATAATGCCCCAATTGTGGTGTTACATGAAACCGTATCGGATGTTTATAGTGCGGTAAATTTTTTCCAAACTGCCCAAAATTCTGAGGATAATCAAGCCAGTTATCATACTTTAATTATGTTAACGGGGGAGATTGTTTATATTGTTCCCCCGGATTTAAGAGCCTTTGGTGCGGGAGATTCTGTATTTGCTACTTCAACAGGAACGGAAACAGTAAAAACCCATCCTCAACGTCCTCCTTCTGTGAATAATTTTGCTTATCATGTTTCTTTAGAAACCCCTGCGGATGGTCGCAATAATGCTGATTCTCATAGTGGTTATACAACAGCACAATATCAATCTTTAGCGTGGTTAGTGGCAAAAACAGGAGTTCCTGATTATCGAATTACGACTCATGCGGCGGTAGATCGTTCAGGGGAAAGGCGAGATCCCAGAAGTTTTGATTCTCAACTATTTTTTCAATATTTACAATCCTATCCCCGAACTCAAGAAATTATGATTAGTTGTCAATCGGCTTATCTGAATTAA
- a CDS encoding AI-2E family transporter has product MDNLPPDSQDNALWNRVSTNSLVRFLLFFASGWALILIFNYFENIFFTFILAAILAFLLNYPVRYLERYLGRGLALGIVIFLSLFLIVATGLALGTMFFNQFQQLLSLVVENLTSADNPFDRLQEFLTNRRININLAPIEAEFNKSLGSMVSILVGTFSSLPNALLSFIIIFVIAFFMLVDGERLWFLLLKLIPYPHRSQFSVALQKSFLGFFRGQLLLSFFLGISSFLVYSTLRIPFSLSLAIIVAFFDFIPGIGATLGILIISLIVLIQSGWFLTVQVLFVSVILQQIQDNFIAPRIMQSAVNINPVVLFFALLVGAKIAGILGVFLSVPIAGVIVNLLDIEEMQSKEGSKDSLETKA; this is encoded by the coding sequence ATGGATAATTTACCCCCAGATTCCCAGGATAACGCCTTGTGGAATCGCGTTAGTACCAATAGTTTAGTGCGCTTTTTATTGTTTTTTGCCTCTGGCTGGGCATTAATTCTAATTTTTAACTATTTTGAAAATATCTTTTTTACATTTATATTAGCTGCAATTTTAGCTTTTCTTCTCAACTATCCCGTGCGCTATTTAGAGCGCTATTTGGGTCGAGGATTAGCTTTGGGAATTGTTATTTTCCTGAGTCTATTTCTGATTGTGGCTACAGGATTAGCCTTGGGAACGATGTTTTTTAATCAATTTCAACAGCTTCTCAGCCTCGTTGTTGAAAATTTAACCTCAGCCGATAATCCGTTTGACCGCTTACAAGAGTTTTTGACAAATCGGAGAATTAATATTAATCTCGCTCCCATAGAAGCCGAATTTAATAAATCTCTGGGTTCGATGGTAAGCATTTTGGTAGGAACTTTTTCTTCATTACCTAATGCGTTGCTTTCATTTATTATTATTTTTGTGATTGCATTTTTTATGCTGGTTGATGGTGAAAGACTTTGGTTTTTATTGTTAAAACTCATTCCTTATCCCCATCGCAGTCAGTTTTCTGTAGCCCTGCAAAAAAGCTTTTTAGGTTTTTTTAGAGGTCAACTATTACTCTCCTTTTTCTTGGGAATATCTAGTTTTTTAGTTTATAGTACCTTGAGAATTCCTTTCTCATTATCCCTGGCGATTATTGTTGCCTTTTTTGATTTTATTCCAGGGATAGGAGCCACTCTAGGGATTTTAATCATCAGTTTAATTGTTTTAATTCAAAGTGGCTGGTTTTTGACGGTACAAGTATTGTTTGTTAGTGTAATTTTACAACAAATTCAGGACAATTTTATTGCCCCTCGCATTATGCAAAGTGCAGTTAATATTAACCCTGTGGTTTTATTTTTTGCTTTACTGGTTGGGGCAAAAATTGCTGGAATTCTAGGGGTATTTCTCTCAGTTCCCATTGCAGGGGTAATTGTGAATTTATTAGATATTGAAGAAATGCAATCTAAAGAGGGAAGTAAAGATTCTCTTGAAACAAAAGCCTAA
- the aroB gene encoding 3-dehydroquinate synthase — MESMIQVNLGSLSYNIAIGAGHLDRLGELITPLKLGKKILLVSNPEIFNYYGERTRISLEQAGFDVAICTLPAGEEYKTPETLQMIYDAALKHRLERSSTMVALGGGIIGDMTGFAAATWLRGINVVQVPTSLLAMVDASIGGKTGVNHPQGKNLIGAFHQPKLVLIDPDVLQTLPEREFRAGMAEVIKYGVIWDEELFVKLEQSQGLDNIQSLDSGLLQEILTRSCQSKADVVSQDEKESGLRAILNYGHTIGHAVESLTGYTVVIHGEAVGIGMVAASQIAVKLGLWGEDSDRRQFALIEKAGLPTQLPPGLNLDDILDSLQTDKKVKAGKVRFVLPTRIGEAIVTDQVTSDIIRQVLESFSMGCLA, encoded by the coding sequence ATGGAGTCGATGATTCAGGTTAATTTAGGTTCATTATCCTATAATATTGCCATCGGTGCAGGACACTTAGATCGATTGGGGGAATTGATTACCCCATTAAAATTAGGGAAAAAAATACTATTAGTTTCTAACCCAGAAATCTTTAATTATTATGGAGAACGTACCCGTATTTCCTTAGAACAAGCGGGGTTTGATGTGGCGATTTGTACCCTTCCAGCAGGTGAAGAATACAAAACCCCCGAAACCCTACAAATGATTTATGATGCCGCTTTAAAACACCGATTAGAACGTTCCTCTACAATGGTAGCGTTAGGAGGTGGAATTATTGGAGATATGACCGGGTTTGCTGCGGCGACGTGGTTACGGGGAATTAATGTTGTTCAGGTTCCCACGTCTTTATTAGCAATGGTAGATGCGTCTATTGGAGGAAAAACAGGCGTTAATCATCCCCAAGGAAAAAACTTAATTGGGGCGTTTCATCAACCCAAATTAGTATTAATTGATCCTGATGTTTTGCAAACCCTTCCTGAACGAGAATTTAGAGCCGGAATGGCAGAAGTGATTAAATATGGTGTAATTTGGGATGAAGAATTATTTGTTAAACTCGAACAATCCCAAGGTTTAGATAACATCCAATCTTTAGACTCAGGATTATTACAAGAAATTTTAACTCGTTCTTGTCAAAGTAAAGCCGATGTTGTTAGTCAAGATGAAAAAGAATCGGGGTTAAGAGCAATTTTAAATTATGGTCATACTATTGGTCATGCGGTAGAAAGTTTAACCGGATATACTGTTGTGATTCATGGGGAAGCTGTGGGAATTGGGATGGTAGCCGCGAGTCAAATTGCAGTTAAATTAGGGTTATGGGGTGAAGACAGTGATCGACGACAATTCGCGTTAATTGAAAAGGCGGGATTACCGACCCAACTCCCCCCCGGATTAAATCTGGATGATATTTTGGATAGTCTACAAACCGATAAAAAAGTTAAGGCTGGAAAAGTCCGATTTGTATTACCGACTCGCATCGGAGAAGCGATCGTGACAGATCAAGTCACATCTGATATCATTCGTCAAGTATTAGAAAGCTTTTCTATGGGTTGTTTGGCTTAA
- the fdxA gene encoding ferredoxin FdxA has translation MPYVITEACVKCKYTDCVEVCPVDCFYEGENMLVINPDECIDCGVCEPECPAEAIFPDVTEEGGRWIELNREYAQIWPNITRKKPSPPDADQYKGEDDKFNKYFSPNAGGS, from the coding sequence ATGCCTTACGTTATTACAGAAGCTTGTGTTAAATGTAAGTACACAGATTGCGTTGAAGTTTGTCCAGTAGACTGTTTTTATGAAGGTGAAAATATGCTCGTCATCAATCCTGATGAGTGTATTGATTGTGGGGTGTGCGAACCTGAATGTCCGGCTGAAGCAATTTTTCCTGATGTAACGGAAGAGGGAGGACGTTGGATAGAATTGAACCGGGAGTATGCTCAAATCTGGCCTAATATTACTCGCAAGAAACCCTCACCCCCAGACGCAGATCAATATAAAGGCGAAGACGATAAGTTCAATAAATATTTTAGTCCTAATGCGGGTGGCTCATAA
- a CDS encoding type II toxin-antitoxin system VapC family toxin, with translation MYLLDTNICIALLKNNPLAVSEFSVKTETSYLSTIVVAELYKGVYCSRRVEDNLKTLNEFISLIPILEFDLQASLEFGKIQAELRKIGKPTGELDAIIAAVARSRQFILITDNIRHFENIPNLQVENWLISN, from the coding sequence ATGTATTTACTAGACACTAATATTTGTATTGCTTTATTAAAAAATAATCCTCTGGCTGTTTCTGAGTTTAGTGTCAAAACAGAGACATCTTACTTGTCTACAATTGTTGTTGCTGAATTGTATAAAGGGGTGTATTGTTCTCGTCGAGTTGAGGATAATTTAAAAACCTTAAATGAATTTATTAGTTTAATCCCAATTCTTGAATTTGATTTACAAGCTTCCTTAGAATTTGGGAAGATACAGGCTGAATTAAGAAAAATTGGAAAACCGACCGGAGAACTGGATGCTATAATTGCAGCAGTCGCTCGTTCTCGTCAGTTTATTTTGATAACAGATAATATTCGACATTTTGAAAATATTCCTAATTTGCAAGTAGAAAATTGGTTGATTTCCAATTAA
- a CDS encoding NFACT family protein translates to MQSVDLTTLIASCCELRQDWIPARLEQVYQRDRFTISLGLRTLKRRGWLDISWHPQAARICMGDPPPRVPDTFTFSDQLRHQLGGLALVEIQQIDPWERILDLQFSQRPGDSPLWHLYVEIMGKYSNVILTGADNSIVTAAHQVNIQQSSVRPILTGQPYELPPKLTEPIPSLNEAQSRWQERVSLIPSALKQQLLKNYRGLSSGLVLSMIQAANLDPTQPTNSLTSEDWNQLFKSWQTWLKTLENYHFCPYYTSKGYDIIPWNLETVSDVKSIQILLNTYYTNQLNHQEFQQLRHQVSQKINNVLTKLRVKADQFIQRLQQSDEADEYRAKADLLMAFLHEWKPGMKEILLPDFETGEPVKIALNPENNAVWNAQNLYKRHQKLKRARIAVEPLLNEVKTEINYLEQVESAISLVETNKTAEDLQTLAEIREELIQQGYINIPDYRSSNSPSSIEFYRYQTPNNFEVLIGRNNRQNDQLTFKVATDYDLWFHTQEIPGSHVLLRLSAGQAADDIDLQFTANLTAYYSRARQSEQVPVIYTKPKHVYKPKGSKPGMVIYKQETVIWGNPHQAKILL, encoded by the coding sequence ATGCAATCTGTTGATTTAACCACATTAATCGCAAGCTGTTGTGAACTGCGTCAAGACTGGATTCCGGCGCGGTTAGAACAGGTGTATCAACGCGATCGCTTTACGATTTCTTTGGGGTTACGCACCCTCAAGCGTCGAGGTTGGTTAGATATTTCTTGGCATCCCCAAGCGGCTAGAATTTGTATGGGTGATCCGCCTCCCCGTGTTCCTGATACCTTTACCTTTAGTGATCAACTACGCCATCAATTAGGGGGATTAGCATTAGTTGAAATTCAGCAAATTGACCCTTGGGAACGAATTTTAGATCTACAATTTTCTCAGCGTCCAGGGGATAGTCCCCTCTGGCATTTATATGTAGAAATTATGGGAAAATATAGTAACGTTATTTTAACAGGAGCCGACAATAGTATTGTTACAGCAGCCCATCAGGTGAATATACAACAATCGAGTGTGCGACCAATTTTAACAGGTCAACCCTATGAATTGCCTCCTAAATTAACCGAGCCCATTCCCAGTTTAAATGAAGCTCAATCTCGTTGGCAAGAGCGGGTAAGTTTAATTCCCAGCGCTTTAAAACAACAACTCTTAAAAAACTATCGGGGTTTAAGTTCTGGGTTAGTGTTATCGATGATTCAAGCTGCTAATTTAGATCCCACTCAACCCACTAATAGTTTAACTTCAGAAGATTGGAATCAGTTATTTAAAAGTTGGCAAACTTGGTTAAAAACCTTAGAAAATTATCATTTTTGTCCTTATTATACTTCAAAAGGTTATGATATTATTCCTTGGAATTTAGAAACGGTTTCTGATGTTAAATCTATTCAAATTTTACTCAATACTTATTATACTAATCAATTAAATCATCAAGAATTTCAGCAACTCCGGCATCAAGTTAGTCAAAAAATTAATAACGTTTTAACGAAATTACGAGTTAAAGCGGATCAATTTATTCAACGGTTACAACAATCCGATGAAGCGGATGAATATCGGGCAAAAGCTGACCTATTAATGGCATTTCTGCACGAATGGAAACCGGGAATGAAGGAGATTTTGTTACCCGATTTTGAGACAGGAGAACCTGTTAAAATTGCCCTAAATCCAGAGAATAATGCCGTCTGGAACGCTCAAAATTTATATAAACGACATCAAAAGTTAAAACGAGCTAGAATAGCCGTTGAACCCCTGTTAAATGAAGTCAAAACCGAGATTAACTATTTAGAACAAGTTGAATCAGCGATTAGTTTAGTTGAAACCAACAAAACCGCCGAAGATTTACAAACCTTAGCCGAAATTCGAGAAGAATTAATTCAACAAGGTTATATTAATATTCCTGATTATCGCAGTTCAAATTCTCCCTCATCCATAGAATTCTATCGCTATCAAACTCCCAATAATTTTGAAGTTTTAATCGGCAGAAATAATCGTCAAAATGATCAATTAACCTTTAAAGTTGCAACGGATTATGATTTATGGTTTCATACTCAAGAAATCCCCGGTAGTCATGTCTTATTACGGTTAAGTGCGGGACAGGCTGCTGATGATATTGATTTACAATTTACAGCTAATTTAACGGCTTATTATAGTCGCGCCAGACAAAGTGAACAAGTTCCGGTTATTTATACCAAACCCAAGCACGTTTATAAACCCAAAGGGTCTAAACCAGGGATGGTGATTTATAAACAAGAAACAGTGATTTGGGGGAATCCTCATCAAGCTAAAATTCTGTTGTGA
- a CDS encoding GTPase family protein, producing MIRLKQWQWIVLITPITIMVIFLLVAAGVTIHDWGINWIWAVFTLIFLGWRWLLVKWTQPLVKQMETVVAEVNHELESSFDQPISQSTANQAINQVEIALQDILKASQNDPPIWEDSLIFWKRCQDVVTTVANIYHPEVKYPLLSIYIPQAYQLMRGTVDDLDQWMAKLSPVLNQVTVGQGYEAYQVYQKLEPSARKLWRVWNWAQWLLNPTVALARVTTQKSTNQATQQLLVNLGQSLRESALRNLCRQAIILYSGNTLPLTEFAVTTPSLPQAKTQTLREILTQTESVETLKQKPVNLLLVGRTGAGKSSLINSLFQVDKALVDMLPSTDKIQNYQWQIETGESLNLWDTPGYEQVNRPELREQVLDYATNADLLLLVTPALDPALQMDGDFLKEIKQQGLELPIIIIVTQVDRLRPMREWQPPYDWKSGNRPKEKAIREATQYRIEQLGEYCDRVLPIVTQDSQTQRQAWGIDVLSIALLETINPAKQLRLARFLQNQEARILATAKIIDHYTFQMATTQGLAALLKSPILRFISTLTTGSPTLALLLAEQIPVEQLPVVIGKLQMAYDLFMLLNSGESDPVNFDLLVLWPLLLENPNPPEKNAWAFGHALVEYWIQKLSIEQMQQRFQFYLKSKSS from the coding sequence ATGATTCGACTTAAACAATGGCAATGGATTGTATTGATCACGCCGATCACAATCATGGTAATTTTTTTGTTGGTAGCTGCGGGAGTTACTATTCATGATTGGGGAATTAATTGGATTTGGGCGGTATTTACCCTAATATTTTTGGGTTGGCGTTGGTTATTAGTGAAATGGACTCAACCCCTGGTTAAACAAATGGAAACCGTCGTTGCTGAAGTCAATCACGAACTAGAATCCTCCTTTGATCAACCCATATCTCAATCGACTGCAAATCAGGCAATTAATCAAGTAGAAATAGCCCTACAAGACATTTTAAAAGCCTCCCAAAATGATCCGCCAATTTGGGAAGATAGTTTAATCTTTTGGAAACGCTGTCAAGATGTGGTGACGACCGTTGCTAATATTTATCATCCTGAAGTTAAATATCCTCTCCTCAGCATTTATATTCCTCAAGCTTATCAATTAATGCGAGGAACAGTTGATGATTTAGATCAATGGATGGCAAAATTATCTCCAGTTTTAAATCAAGTTACCGTTGGACAAGGTTATGAAGCTTATCAAGTTTATCAGAAATTAGAACCCTCGGCGCGTAAACTTTGGCGGGTGTGGAATTGGGCGCAATGGCTATTAAATCCAACGGTTGCTTTAGCGCGAGTTACAACTCAAAAATCCACTAATCAAGCCACACAACAATTATTAGTTAATTTAGGTCAATCCTTACGAGAATCAGCCTTAAGAAATTTGTGTCGTCAAGCAATTATTCTCTATAGTGGAAATACCTTACCGCTAACAGAATTTGCGGTTACAACTCCTTCTCTTCCTCAAGCTAAAACCCAAACTCTCCGAGAGATTTTAACCCAAACTGAATCCGTTGAAACGTTAAAACAAAAACCTGTTAATTTGCTGTTAGTGGGACGCACAGGGGCAGGAAAAAGTAGTTTAATTAATAGCCTATTTCAAGTGGATAAAGCTCTTGTGGATATGTTACCAAGTACGGATAAAATTCAAAATTATCAGTGGCAAATAGAAACAGGAGAAAGCCTTAATTTATGGGATACTCCGGGTTATGAACAAGTGAATCGTCCTGAGTTGCGAGAACAAGTTTTAGATTATGCAACCAACGCAGATTTGTTATTATTAGTAACTCCTGCCCTTGATCCCGCTTTACAAATGGATGGGGATTTTTTGAAGGAGATTAAACAGCAGGGGTTAGAGTTACCCATTATTATCATTGTTACTCAAGTTGATCGCTTACGTCCGATGCGAGAATGGCAACCGCCCTATGATTGGAAATCGGGAAATCGACCCAAGGAAAAAGCAATTCGAGAAGCCACACAATATCGGATTGAACAATTAGGAGAATATTGCGATCGCGTTTTACCGATTGTTACTCAAGATAGTCAAACTCAACGCCAAGCTTGGGGAATTGATGTCTTATCTATTGCTCTTTTAGAAACGATTAATCCCGCTAAACAACTGCGTTTAGCCCGGTTTTTACAAAATCAAGAAGCCCGGATTTTAGCAACGGCTAAAATCATTGATCATTATACCTTTCAAATGGCAACAACCCAAGGATTAGCAGCGTTATTAAAAAGTCCGATTTTGAGATTTATTTCGACATTAACGACGGGTTCTCCCACCCTGGCTTTATTACTGGCTGAACAAATTCCCGTTGAACAATTACCCGTTGTGATTGGTAAATTGCAGATGGCTTATGACTTGTTTATGTTATTAAATTCAGGAGAATCTGATCCGGTTAATTTTGATTTATTGGTGCTCTGGCCGTTACTCTTAGAAAATCCTAATCCCCCGGAAAAAAATGCTTGGGCGTTTGGTCATGCGTTAGTGGAATATTGGATACAAAAGCTTTCAATTGAACAAATGCAGCAGCGATTTCAATTTTATTTAAAGTCTAAAAGTTCGTAG
- a CDS encoding flippase — protein sequence MKNLLTRLDLSYFYVFLGEATLGLTFIFYILLARVLGPQQYGIFTSASALGAILALLIQFGLPVLLNREVSANPEVGSRLTSQFIILELLTSIPVFILLFPIAFVMGYHEGNTLIICYIVVFSEICRAMKMTLRGTLKGMGWFRTETVSVALERAATVLISLGVLYATKSLILVVISIVVVRLLDILILMYYLSRKLPVWSPFTIRDCWDSLIMAYPFALSGVLWILYYQVDLVMLQAIGTTVEAGYYSAAYKVMEMFFALPRVIFQVVFTRFAKYHANDPSRLPEQLYKATRLLLTGVLPAVIVAGFLQQILLPLIYGQEFLRSVYSLAVLLPSLGISMFGNLVQRFLQATGQEKTLPNILFWTASGNVIINWFLIPRFGGPGAAFATLISEIALCLLGLQIMIGTGYPHIGKQMRAIALLSLFTVACPSFIIYGLNPGIGIALMVGSLLAILYLVQRRRFLGESNPLV from the coding sequence ATGAAAAACTTGCTAACTCGCTTAGATCTGTCTTACTTTTATGTCTTTTTGGGAGAAGCAACTTTAGGTTTAACCTTTATTTTTTACATTCTTTTGGCACGGGTTTTAGGGCCACAACAATATGGGATTTTTACATCAGCTTCTGCATTAGGAGCAATTTTAGCTCTATTAATTCAGTTTGGTTTACCTGTTCTTTTAAACCGAGAAGTTTCTGCTAACCCAGAAGTTGGATCAAGATTAACATCCCAATTTATTATCTTAGAACTGTTAACTTCTATCCCCGTATTTATCCTATTATTTCCCATTGCATTTGTTATGGGATACCACGAGGGAAACACCCTAATTATTTGTTACATTGTAGTATTTTCAGAAATTTGTCGCGCCATGAAAATGACGCTACGGGGAACGTTAAAAGGCATGGGGTGGTTTAGAACAGAAACGGTGTCTGTTGCCTTAGAACGTGCCGCTACAGTGCTAATTTCCCTGGGGGTATTATATGCCACAAAAAGTTTGATTTTGGTGGTCATTAGTATTGTTGTTGTCCGACTGTTAGATATTTTAATTTTAATGTACTACCTCAGTCGTAAACTTCCGGTTTGGTCGCCTTTTACAATCAGAGATTGTTGGGATTCATTAATTATGGCTTACCCTTTTGCTTTATCGGGAGTGTTATGGATTTTATATTATCAAGTGGATTTAGTCATGTTGCAAGCCATCGGGACAACAGTAGAGGCTGGATATTATAGTGCTGCTTACAAAGTAATGGAGATGTTTTTTGCTTTACCCCGTGTAATTTTCCAAGTTGTTTTTACTCGATTTGCCAAATATCACGCCAATGATCCCAGTCGTTTACCTGAACAATTATATAAGGCAACACGCCTTTTATTAACTGGGGTTTTACCTGCGGTTATTGTAGCTGGGTTCTTACAACAAATTTTACTCCCCTTAATTTATGGTCAAGAATTTCTGCGCTCAGTTTATTCCTTAGCGGTTTTATTACCAAGTTTAGGAATTAGTATGTTTGGTAATTTAGTTCAACGGTTTTTACAAGCCACAGGACAAGAAAAAACCTTACCTAATATTTTATTTTGGACAGCTTCAGGTAATGTAATTATCAATTGGTTTTTAATTCCCCGTTTCGGAGGGCCAGGGGCGGCGTTCGCAACTTTAATCAGTGAAATTGCCTTGTGTTTATTAGGATTACAAATTATGATTGGCACTGGATATCCTCATATTGGCAAACAAATGCGGGCGATCGCTTTACTGAGTTTATTCACCGTCGCTTGTCCTTCTTTTATCATTTATGGTTTAAATCCTGGGATCGGAATTGCTTTAATGGTCGGTTCACTGTTGGCGATTTTATACTTAGTTCAACGTCGTCGTTTTCTAGGGGAATCTAATCCTTTAGTTTAA